From the genome of Phycisphaerae bacterium:
CAACCGGTTCGTGGTGAAGCCCGGCGGCCAGACTCTCGACAGCATCTCGATTGCGTGGGGCTGGATTCCCTCGGGTACACCCACGGCCTTGGCGGTCTGGCGCGACCCCAACGGCGATGGCGATCCGCACGACGCCGTCCTGCTTTGGAAGTCGACGACGCCGGTGCTGGTGAGCCAGCCCGCGACGGACATTTTCAAGACCGTTGCCATCCCGGACGTCTATGTCGGTGAGCCCGGCACCGTGTTCTTCATTGGTGCGTACACGTCGCTGACCGACGATTGGGATCGCTACCCGGCCGCGATCGACCAGTCGGTCAACCCGGGCGGGGCCTGGCTGGCCGAGGGCGACAACCTCGATAGCCTGGGGGCGAACGACCTCTACTCAATCGACGAACTGGATCCCGAAACCGGCGGCGTTTTCATGATCCGCGCCGGCTGCGTGCCGCCGGACTGCAACAACAATGGTGTCCTCGACGAGTGCGACATCAGCTCCGGCACGAGCCATGATCTCAACGGCAACGGTCTGCCCGACGACTGCGAGCCCGACTGCAACGGCAATGGTATCCCCGACGATCTCGACCTCAGCCAGGGGACCAGCGCGGACTGCAACGGCGACGCCGTTCCGGACGAGTGCCAGCCGAACCTCGGCCCGAAGATCACGTCGCAGCCGAAGGCCGTCACGGTGTGCGTCGATCTGCCCGCGACTTTCCGCGTGGTGGCGACCGGCCTCGGCGCGCTTGCGTACCAGTGGCGCAAAGACGGCGTGCCGATCGACGGCGCGATCAGCGACACGCTGAGCTTCGCGGCCGTCACGGTGGCGGACGACGGCGCGTACACGGTCGCCGTGACCGACACCTGCGGTACTGTCGTCAGCGCCGCCGCCGTGCTCGCCGTGGGGCGGCCGATCATTGACGCGCAGCCGCAGGACCGGTCGGTGCCGGCGGGCGGGCAGGTGGAGTTCGCCGTGGCCGTGAGCGGCGGAACGGCCTTCACGTACGAGTGGCGTAAGGACGGCACGCCGATCTATGGGGCCGTCTCCGCCACGTACGCGATCAGCTTCGTCACACCGGCACACGCCGGGGTCTACGACGTTGTCATCGGCGGTTGCGGGTCGGCGCAGAGTGCGCCCGCCACGCTGACCGTTGTGCTTGCCGCGCCGGAGGCCCCGACGCCGGCGGACGGCGACGAGAAGACCCCCATCAACGTGACGCTCGCCTGGAACCCGGTCGTCGCGGCGGCCGCGTACGACGTCTGGCTCGATAGCGGCGGCGGCCTGACGTTCCGCGGGCAGTCCGCATCCACAACCTGGCCGCTGGCGGGCCTCGCCTACAGCACGACCTACCGGTGGCGCGTCGTGGCGCGCGCGGGCGACCTCGCGACCGCCGGCCCGGTCTGGACCTTTACCACCATGCCCAAGCCCCCGGACCCGCCGGTGGCGCCCGCGCAGCCGGACCCGCCGGACGGGGCCACGGGCGTGCCCGTTGACGTCGTGCTGAGTTGGTCTGAGTGCGCCGGCACGGAGTTCTACAAGGTCCTGGTCGGCGAGGACGCGAAGCTGTCGGACGCGCGCATGGAGGCGAGCCTGCTGACGACGAGCTATACGATTGTGGGTCTGGAGCCGGCGAAGACGTATCGCTGGCGCATCATCGCCAAGAACAGCGCGGGCGCGACGCCCGGCCCGGTCTGGACGTTCACCACCAAGCCGGCCGATGAGGCCCCGGGCATCACGGATGAGTGCCCGGATGACCCGGATAAGACCGAGCCGGGCACCTGCGGCTGTGGTACGCCAGACGTGGATTCCGACGACGACGGCGTCATGGACTGCGTGGATAACTGCCCCGAGACGGCAAACGCGGACCAGGCCGACGCGGATACCGACGGCGTGGGCGACGTGTGCCAGGAACCTGACGATCAGTCCGGCCAGGCCCGGCCGGGCACCACGTTCGCGTGTCCCGCGACCAGCACGGCGCTGCTCGGGTTGAGCGTCTTCGGCCTGTTCTGGACGCGCGGCGGCGCCCGCGGCCGTAGGCGGCATCGGTAGACGGCTGGCTCCGGTATTGTGCCGGAGCGGTCGGCGGAGAAACGCGACGGCGGCGACGAAACCAGTGTGTCTCGTCGCCGCCGGCGTTTACGACTGCCTCGGCAAGGGCTCGAACCTTGGACCCGCTGGTTAAGAGCCAGCTGCTCTACCAACTGAGCTACCGAGGCATGCTCGGCCTTTCAGCCGCCTGAAGCAGCGTATGATAGCAGTTCTGCCGCGCCGTTCAAGGCCCCGCGGTGCACCGGCGCGGGCAGACAAAGGCGCCGCCATCCGTTAAATTCTCGCCCGGCGCGACAGCCGAGCGCGTAGCGCGGCGCGCGACTCGCTGACGAAAGGCAGGTTGGTACACTCGTGGCGCAAGTCCGTGTTCTGATCCTGCGGGCGGCCGGCATCAACTGTGACCTCGAAACCCAGCATGCCTGGGAACTGGCCGGGGGCGTGCCGACACGCATCCATGTCCGGCAGCTCATCGAGCAGCCAAGCCAGCTCGACGACTTCCAGATCCTCACGATCCCCGGCGGATTCAGCTATGGCGACGACATCGCCGCCGGCCGTATCCTGGCCAACCAGGTCCGCCGACATCTCATCGACGGCCTGGAGCGTTTCATCGGCGCCGGTAAGCTCGTGCTCGGCATCTGCAACGGCTTCCAGGTGCTGGTGCAGACCAACATCCTGCCCTTCGGTCGGACCACGACCCGGCCGCGCCGCTGCACGATCGCCGAGAACGCGCCGGCGGGCTTCCAGGACCGCTGGGTGTACCTGCAGGCCCCCGAATCGCGGTGTGTGTTCCTCGATCCAGGACAGGTGTACGAGATGCCCATCGCGCACGGCGAGGGCCGCGTGACGTTCGCCGGCGAAGCGGACCTCGCGGCCGTCACACAGGGAGGGCAGGTTGCGCTGACCTACGGCCCGCCACGAGCCGGCGACGCGAACCTGCATGGTGAGCCGGCCAATCCGAACGGGAGTCAGGCGGACATCGCCGGCCTGTGTGACGCCACGGGGCGGGTGCTCGGCCTCATGCCGCACCCGGAGCGCTTTGTCACGTGGACCCAGCATCCCTGCTGGACCTCGCAACCTGCGCGTCCCTCCGGCGACGGGCTCGCGCTTTTCCGTCGGGCCGTCGCCTACTTCGCATAGGGTCGGGGCGAAGCTTCACGCATAACAAGCCGGGGAGCGCACGCGGTCGTGCATGCGCTCCCCAGGTTGGGCACGTGTGGCGGGTGAACGGTTGCTATGAACCGGCCAGCAGCTCCACGAACGGGTTGATGTCGCGGAAGTTGAAGTCTCCGTCGCCGTTGACATCGCCATTGTGAATGTCGCAGTCCGGGAACAGCGTCTCGTAGGCCGTCGGGTTCGTGATTGCGAGCACGAACGGATTGATGTCCGCGAACGTGACGTCCAGATCGCAGTTCATGTCGCCGGGCACCCCCAAGGCCTCAAATGGCCACAGGTCTTTGCCGGCCTGGTAGACCTGCGCGGGGAACGCCGCCGCGGGCACTTGCGCCCACGCAATCACGCCCAGGTTGGCCTGGACCCAGGTGGCGCTGAAGGTGAGGTCCCGGGATTCGTAATAGCAAGCGCCCGGCTGCAGCGTCACGTCGCTGGTGGTCGTCGCGGCGCGAAACGTGTTGCGGGAGTAGGTCGGGCTGCTGGGGAAATGGTCCTCCACGACGACCGCGTACAGCCGCACGGTCACGGGCGCGGACGCCTCTTCCAGGCAGACCCGCATCTGCAGGCGGTACGTGGTCCCGCTGACCAGGAACGCGCCGACCTGCATTGTGACCGGCGTCGGCACGGCCTGCCGCTGCACGAGTTTGGTCGCGTAGGTGTTGATGGGCCACGCGTCAAAGAGACCGTCGTACGCGAACCACGGCACGCCATCCGACCAGATGTTGTAGAACTGTCCCCGCGCGTTGCCCCAGGTCGTGGCGTAGGCGTCGCTGACGTGATACTCGACGACCGCGAAGTTGTTGGGATACTGATTGATCAGGTTGCTGACGACCGGACCGGCCGAAGCGCAGGTGCTTCAGCCAATCATGGTGAAATATTCGCCGAGCACCATGCGCTCGGCGCCATAGGCTCCGACCCCACAGGCCAGCACCGCCAGCAGAACGGTTCCGCCTGCCCGCCACCCTGGCTGATGTATCGGCGCGCGTAATCCAGACATACGTTCGGCTCCTTCCTGTGTCGGTTGACTCTCGCCCCCGAGACGTCCGACAGATCCGTCTCGGTGCTTACGACCCTACGGCGTAGTCAGCAAGTTCACGAACGGGTTGATGTCGCCAAAACTGACCTGCCCGTCGCTGTTGATGTCGCCATTCATGCGATTGCAGCCTGGGAACGCGCTGCCGTACGCGCCCGGATTGGTGAGCGCCAGGACGAACGGGTTGATGTCCGCGAAGCTCACGACGCCG
Proteins encoded in this window:
- a CDS encoding phosphoribosylformylglycinamidine synthase subunit PurQ, giving the protein MAQVRVLILRAAGINCDLETQHAWELAGGVPTRIHVRQLIEQPSQLDDFQILTIPGGFSYGDDIAAGRILANQVRRHLIDGLERFIGAGKLVLGICNGFQVLVQTNILPFGRTTTRPRRCTIAENAPAGFQDRWVYLQAPESRCVFLDPGQVYEMPIAHGEGRVTFAGEADLAAVTQGGQVALTYGPPRAGDANLHGEPANPNGSQADIAGLCDATGRVLGLMPHPERFVTWTQHPCWTSQPARPSGDGLALFRRAVAYFA